A stretch of the Salvelinus fontinalis isolate EN_2023a chromosome 22, ASM2944872v1, whole genome shotgun sequence genome encodes the following:
- the LOC129819680 gene encoding C-type lectin domain family 4 member D-like, whose amino-acid sequence MSEGIVYADVKFKKQQRTEGKNCATASTVNDTTHSEISIFRTRCNQPSIDPNAGDPDSQEGSKVKPSGYDPVRVVLVILCVLLMGAVIGLGVLFLKHNQELIEQRTCCTITEHERPMCAHDWMCQGKKCYYFSNDSLNWVESQGKCVSMGGQLVIIDSHYEQTILDKKVGAIMSEGEDKFWIGLTDQKEEGKWLWVDDTPLESNNSFWFVSQNGKEEPDNWQGDKERNNPDGEDCARMGEKHGTHNGKSWFDVNCGLSYRRICEKMLF is encoded by the exons ATGTCTGAAGGAATAGTCTATGCTGATGTAAAGTTCAAAAAGCAACAAAGGACTGAAGGAAAAAATTGTG CAACAGCATCCACAGTGAATGATACCACACACTCTGAAATCTCCATTTTCAGAACCAGATGCAACCAGCCATCTATCGACCCTaatg cTGGTGACCCTGATTCTCAGGAGGGGTCAAAGGTCAAACCAAGTGGATATGACCCTGTCAGAGTTGTTCTGGTGATTCTCTGTGTTCTTCTGATGGGTGCTGTCATTGGACTTGGGGTTCTCT TTTTGAAACATAATCAAGAATTGATTGAGCAGAGAACTTGCTGTACAATCACAG AGCATGAGCGTCCAATGTGTGCTCATGATTGGATGTGTCAGGGGAAAAAGTGCTATTATTTTTCCAATGATAGTCTGAACTGGGTTGAGAGTCAGGGAAAATGTGTCTCCATGGGAGGACAGCTGGTCATCATAGACAGCCATTATGAGCAG ACAATCTTAGATAAGAAAGTTGGTGCTATAATGAGTGAGGGTGAAGACAAGTTCTGGATCGGACTGACAGACCAAAAAGAAGAGGGAAAGTGGTTATGGGTGGACGACACACCTCTTGAATCAAATAACAG CTTCTGGTTTGTTTCCCAAAATGGCAAGGAAGAGCCTGACAACTGGCAAGGAGACAAGGAAAGAAACAATCCAGACGGTGAAGACTGTGCTAGAATGGGAGAAAAACATGGTACTCATAATGGCAAGAGTTGGTTTGATGTCAACTGCGGTTTGTCTTACAGAAGAATATGTGAGAAAATGTTATTCTGA